One window of the Penaeus vannamei isolate JL-2024 chromosome 31, ASM4276789v1, whole genome shotgun sequence genome contains the following:
- the LOC113828900 gene encoding uncharacterized protein isoform X2 yields the protein MPPTLHSWTLVVAAVIGVGVAPVRGGVAHDLRYSRAQLHAEDGGSRAWAESTKDGIEYSRWPSPLTDEAPGGEPSFRRHVYRIHVGVDDGDSAGQETERRHFSVGGTRYQTSHQWVSSSGDAQSPEDIAGSSSANDYTNVISRVGGRATLRMQSDDGDSSGQEGTPGDRPRFRRPHPGRNRTRLRISGRRRRPGMSGGAHGEAEHEATEDSHAESETHHEGETDVHTTYRQGFSSSDLPHVDPEGLSDEEINRGAAGRTIIRTSVHHGSSSSSHGDETRREHSTGEGSEYHVEYSRTASPYEVDGTAYQEPGASASGQDDAGGAYEEEEEDYGEEEDYDDYEDEADYEEEDYADEEEEENYADHEEERQHQSERHEENYIYTAGHNAEGYSHSEGEDATLHTGADGSQFEAEHSGARDREGARGRPGFRGRPGFRGRAGARNQTGIRGQAGGRGQAGGRGQGGGSGPPGGRGPPGGRGQGGGRGRIGGRFRPGAFNRTGLAGGRGQGQAGGRGQGQPGGRGQGQPGGRGQGQPGGRGQGQPGGRGQGQPGGRGPGRFGGRFRPGRPGGANRTAVLDRTGGRRRFDGRGRPGFRNRTRDHGEDGLPVTTGEGREDYDTRTDTEESYDTRDEYETREEETEAETRDPYDTSDAYDTTESYDTGEEHDTSDPYDTRTEHETRDPYDTGDPYGTRDPYDTTDPYDTEDEYETRDPYDTSDPYDTTDSYDTEDDETDPYDTEDDETDPYDTEDEETRDPYDTRDPYDTRDPYDTREEERRDPYDTEEEETRDPYGTRDPYDTTDPYDTGDEETRDPYDSRDPYDTREEERRDPYDTRDPYDTREEERRDPYDTRDPYDTREEERRDPYDTRDPYDTRDPYDTREEERRDPYDTRDPYDTREEERRDPYDTRDPYDTREEERRDPYDTRDPYDTRDPYDTREEERRDPYDTREEERRDPYDTRDPYDTRDPYDTREEERRDPYDTRDPYDTREEERRDPYDTRDPYDTRDPYATRDPYDTRDPYDTRDPYDTREEERRDPYDTRDPYDTREEERRDPYDTRDPYDTRDPYDTREEERRDPYDTRDPYDTREEERRDPYDTRDPYDTREEERRDPYDTRDPYDTREEERRDPYDTRDPYDTREEERRDPYDTREEERRDPYDTRDPYDTREEERRDPYDTTDPHDTGDEETSDPYGTRDPYDTRDPYNTSDPYDTDDETEAKEETAHDTESTTPDTTDTPDPSGQSGVRGRGGAGGRADGMGRGHRPLAPGMGGEGEDRATLPLLPPRCCGSQVPLDPSNALATGGFTRVSAAGSVQVIDIPGKDTDAFPPAAVRDLRVTSVAGDRITLAWTAPGDDLDAGKVSGYIMRLSDNRRDLNERMFDYAPNVTLMDVTDVLKEANVFQDAGKVVSVQLAIQSSVERRSRRSNQYFVALRAVDDYGNKSPVSNVARFRLPSRRGPGRPLHPVLATRTEDPSAAGQPRVPWRPRGRGRVGMGRTTTPEPEEEATTAPEEGDPREAEEPTDPWQIQPTYPVEPTYPTYPAEPTEPAYPYPTEPTEPTYPTEPAYPYPTEPTEPAYPYPVEPTEATYPTDAAEPFDTVEPTEPGMETETTKTPDEEESKKERKKKKKDRKKNKKNKNKKGQKKKKKDRKNQDPEGTDSPDSVSNETSVFYRILQDVNGLIKSFEKPDAPHTR from the exons ATGCCGCCCACCCTTCACTCGTGGACGTTGGTCGTGGCAGCAGTGATCGGCGTGGGCGTCGCACCCGTGAGAGGAGGCGTAGCTCACGACCTGCGGTACTCTAGGGCGCAGCTGCATGCCGAGGACGGAGGGAGCCGAGCATGGGCCGAG TCGACTAAAGACGGGATAGAGTACTCAAGATGGCCGAGCCCCCTGACGGACGAAGCACCCGGCGGGGAACCCTCCTTCCGACGCCACGTGTACCGCATCCACGTCGGGGTCGACGACGGAGACTCCGCCGGACAGGAGACAGAGCGGCGCCACTTCTCTGTCGGAGGAACTCGCTACCAGACGTCGCACCAGTGGGTCTCCTCGTCG GGCGACGCACAGAGCCCGGAAGACATCGCAGGCAGCTCCTCAGCGAACGACTACACCAATGTCATCTCCCGAGTGGGCGGAAGGGCGACCCTGAGGATGCAATCTGACGACGGGGATTCCTCTGGCCAGGAAGGAACCCCAGGAGACAGGCCGAGATTTCGAAGGCCTCATCCAGGAAGGAATCGAACTCGGCTGAGGATTAGCGGGCGACGAAGAAGACCTGGGATGTCTGGAGGCGCACATGGCGAGGCTGAGCAC GAAGCTACCGAGGACTCCCATGCAGAGTCCGAAACACATCACGAAGGCGAGACCGATGTACACACGACATATCGACAGGGCTTCAGCTCGAGTGATCTGCCGCATGTTGATCCAGAAGGTCTATCTGACGAGGAAATCAACCGAGGAGCAGCAGGCAGGACTATAATTAGAACTTCAGTCCATCATGGAAGCAGCTCTTCCTCCCATGGAGATGAAACACGGAGAGAACATTCCACTGGCGAGGGGTCGGAATACCACGTCGAGTATTCCAGAACGGCATCACCGTACGAGGTCGATGGCACTGCTTACCAAGAGCCAGGAGCCAGTGCTTCTGGCCAGGACGACGCAGGAGGCgcttatgaagaagaagaagaggattatggagaagaggaagattatgATGACTACGAAGACGAGGCAGATTACGAAGAAGAAGATTAtgcagacgaggaggaggaggaaaattatgCAGATCATGAAGAGGAGCGACAGCATCAGAGCGAAAGGCACGAAGAGAATTACATCTACACCGCTGGCCACAATGCAGAGGGCTATTCCCATTCCGAAGGCGAGGACGCTACTCTTCATACCGGCGCTGATGGAAGCCAATTTGAAGCAGAACATTCAGGTGCCAGAGACCGCGAAGGTGCCAGAGGGCGACCGGGTTTCAGAGGCCGCCCTGGTTTCAGAGGGCGCGCCGGGGCGAGGAATCAGACTGGGATAAGAGGTCAGGCTGGCGGAAGAGGTCAAGCCGGTGGCAGAGGtcaaggaggtggaagtggtccACCTGGTGGTAGAGGCCCACCTGGTGGCAGAGGTCAAGGTGGTGGCAGAGGTCGTATTGGTGGCAGATTCCGTCCTGGAGCCTTTAACCGGACTGGTTTGGCTGGGGGAAGAGGTCAAGGCCAGGCTGGAGGCAGAGGTCAAGGCCAGCCTGGGGGCCGAGGTCAGGGCCAGCCTGGGGGCCGAGGTCAAGGCCAGCCTGGGGGCCGAGGTCAGGGCCAGCCTGGGGGCAGAGGTCAAGGCCAGCCTGGGGGCAGAGGTCCAGGCCGTTTCGGTGGCAGATTCCGGCCTGGTCGTCCGGGCGGCGCTAACCGAACGGCCGTCCTAGACCGGACAGGTGGCAGACGCCGCTTTGATGGCAGAGGTCGGCCGGGTTTCAGGAACCGCACGAGAGACCACGGCGAGGATGGGCTTCCCGTGACcacaggggaaggaagagaagactaTGACACACGAACCGACACCGAAGAGAGCTATGACACGAGAGACGAATAcgagacaagggaggaggaaacagaagctGAAACTAGGGATCCATATGACACAAGCGATGCATACGACACAACGGAGTCATATGACACAGGGGAAGAACATGACACCAGTGATCCCTATGATACCAGGACAGAGCACGAAACAAGGGATCCATATGACACAGGAGATCCATATGGCACCAGAGATCCTTATGACACAACGGATCCATATGACACTGAGGATGAATATGAAACACGGGATCCATACGACACAAGTGATCCTTATGACACAACGGACTCATATGACACTGAGGATGATGAAACGGATCCTTATGACACTGAGGATGATGAAACGGATCCTTATGACACTGAGGATGAAGAAACGAGAGATCCTTATGACACTAGAGATCCGTATGACACCAGGGATCCTTATGAcactagagaggaagaaaggagggatccGTATGACACTGAGGAAGAAGAAACACGGGATCCATATGGCACCAGAGATCCTTATGACACAACGGATCCATATGACACTGGAGATGAAGAAACAAGAGATCCATATGATTCGAGAGATCCTTATGacacaagagaggaagaaaggagggacccATATGACACTAGAGATCCTTATGAtactagagaggaagaaaggagggacccATATGACACAAGAGATCCTTATGAcactagagaggaagaaaggagggacccATATGACACAAGAGATCCTTATGACACTAGAGACCCTTATGacacaagagaggaagaaaggagggacccATATGACACTAGAGATCCTTATGAtactagagaggaagaaaggagggacccATATGACACAAGAGATCCTTATGAcactagagaggaagaaaggagggacccATATGACACAAGAGATCCTTATGACACTAGAGACCCTTATgacacaagagaagaagaaaggagggacccATATgacacaagagaagaagaaaggagggacccATATGACACAAGAGATCCTTATGACACAAGGGATCCTTATGAcactagagaggaagaaaggagggacccATATGACACAAGAGATCCTTATGacacaagagaggaagaaaggagggatccTTATGACACAAGAGATCCTTATGACACAAGAGATCCTTATGCCACAAGAGATCCTTATGACACAAGAGATCCTTATGACACAAGGGATCCTTATGAcactagagaggaagaaaggagggacccATATGACACAAGAGATCCTTATGAcactagagaggaagaaaggagggacccATATGACACAAGAGATCCTTATGACACAAGGGATCCTTATGAcactagagaggaagaaaggagggacccATATGACACAAGAGATCCTTATGacacaagagaggaagaaaggagggacccATATGACACAAGAGATCCTTATGAcactagagaggaagaaaggagggacccATATGACACAAGAGATCCTTATGacacaagagaggaagaaaggagggacccATATGACACAAGAGACCCTTATGacacaagagaggaagaaaggagggatccTTATGacacaagagaggaagaaaggagggacccATATGACACTAGAGACCCGTATGACAcacgagaggaagaaaggagggacccTTATGACACAACGGATCCACATGACACTGGAGATGAAGAAACAAGTGACCCATATGGCACAAGGGATCCCTATGACACCAGAGATCCATACAACACGAGTGACCCATATGACACCGATGACGAGACCGAAGCGAAGGAAGAAACAGCTCATGACACCGAAAGTACGACGCCTGACACAACTGACACGCCTGATCCAAGCGGCCAATCTGGTGTCAGGGGTCGTGGCGGCGCTGGTGGGCGCGCTGACGGCATGGGCAGGGGTCACCGCCCCCTTGCTCCCGGGATGGGCGGCGAAGGAGAGGACAGG GCCACTCTGCCTCTGCTGCCCCCTCGCTGTTGCGGAAGTCAGGTGCCCCTTGACCCCAGCAACGCCTTGGCCACTGGAGGATTCACCCGGGTGTCTGCGGCAGGCTCGGTGCAG GTGATCGACATCCCCGGCAAGGACACGGACGCCTTCCCTCCCGCGGCCGTGAGGGACCTGCGCGTCACGTCCGTTGCAGGAGACCGGATCACACTCGCTTGGACGGCGCCGGGAGATGACCTGGATGCTGGGAAAG TCTCGGGGTACATCATGCGCCTCAGTGACAACCGCCGCGATCTCAACGAGAGGATGTTCGACTACGCCCCCAACGTCACGCTCATGGATGTGACCGACGTCTTGAAGGAGGCCAACGTTTTCCAAGACGCCGGGAAGGTGGTGAGCGTCCAACTCGCGATCCAGAGCAGCGTCGAGAGGCGATCCAGAAGAAGCAACCAGTACTTCGTGGCCTTGAGAGCCGTGGATGACTACGGGAACAAGAG CCCCGTGTCCAACGTGGCGAGGTTCCGGCTGCCCTCTCGGCGGGGTCCCGGGCGGCCGCTGCACCCCGTCCTCGCCACCCGGACCGAGGACCCTTCGGCAGCCGGGCAGCCGCGGGTTCCCTGGAGGCCGAGAGGCAGAGGTCGGGTCGGGATGGGAAGGACCACGACTCcggagcccgaggaggaggccaCGACCGCGCCGGAGGAGGGCGACCCGCGGGAGGCTGAGGAGCCGACGGACCCGTGGCAAATCCAGCCCACTTACCCCGTTGAACCCACCTACCCTACTTACCCTGCAGAACCCACCGAACCCGCTTACCCTTACCCGACAGAACCTACTGAACCCACATACCCCACCGAACCCGCTTACCCATACCCAACAGAACCCACCGAGCCCGCTTACCCATACCCTGTCGAGCCCACCGAAGCCACTTACCCCACAGACGCCGCGGAGCCTTTCGACACCGTGGAGCCGACGGAGCCCGGGATGGAAACCGAAACGACGAAGACTCCGGACGAGGAGGAATCCAAGAAGGagcggaaaaagaagaagaaagaccgaaagaaaaataagaaaaacaaaaacaagaaggggcaaaagaagaagaagaaggaccgcAAAAATCAGGATCCGGAAGGCACTGACTCGCCGGACAGTGTTTCCAACGAGACGTCagttttttatcgtattttgcAAGATGTAAATGGCTTGATAAAAAGCTTCGAGAAACCTGATGCTCCACATACTAGATGA
- the LOC113828900 gene encoding uncharacterized protein isoform X1, whose product MPPTLHSWTLVVAAVIGVGVAPVRGGVAHDLRYSRAQLHAEDGGSRAWAESTKDGIEYSRWPSPLTDEAPGGEPSFRRHVYRIHVGVDDGDSAGQETERRHFSVGGTRYQTSHQWVSSSGDAQSPEDIAGSSSANDYTNVISRVGGRATLRMQSDDGDSSGQEGTPGDRPRFRRPHPGRNRTRLRISGRRRRPGMSGGAHGEAEHEATEDSHAESETHHEGETDVHTTYRQGFSSSDLPHVDPEGLSDEEINRGAAGRTIIRTSVHHGSSSSSHGDETRREHSTGEGSEYHVEYSRTASPYEVDGTAYQEPGASASGQDDAGGAYEEEEEDYGEEEDYDDYEDEADYEEEDYADEEEEENYADHEEERQHQSERHEENYIYTAGHNAEGYSHSEGEDATLHTGADGSQFEAEHSGARDREGARGRPGFRGRPGFRGRAGARNQTGIRGQAGGRGQAGGRGQGGGSGPPGGRGPPGGRGQGGGRGRIGGRFRPGAFNRTGLAGGRGQGQAGGRGQGQPGGRGQGQPGGRGQGQPGGRGQGQPGGRGQGQPGGRGPGRFGGRFRPGRPGGANRTAVLDRTGGRRRFDGRGRPGFRNRTRDHGEDGLPVTTGEGREDYDTRTDTEESYDTRDEYETREEETEAETRDPYDTSDAYDTTESYDTGEEHDTSDPYDTRTEHETRDPYDTGDPYGTRDPYDTTDPYDTEDEYETRDPYDTSDPYDTTDSYDTEDDETDPYDTEDDETDPYDTEDEETRDPYDTRDPYDTRDPYDTREEERRDPYDTEEEETRDPYGTRDPYDTTDPYDTGDEETRDPYDSRDPYDTREEERRDPYDTRDPYDTREEERRDPYDTRDPYDTREEERRDPYDTRDPYDTRDPYDTREEERRDPYDTRDPYDTREEERRDPYDTRDPYDTREEERRDPYDTRDPYDTRDPYDTREEERRDPYDTREEERRDPYDTRDPYDTRDPYDTREEERRDPYDTRDPYDTREEERRDPYDTRDPYDTRDPYATRDPYDTRDPYDTRDPYDTREEERRDPYDTRDPYDTREEERRDPYDTRDPYDTRDPYDTREEERRDPYDTRDPYDTREEERRDPYDTRDPYDTREEERRDPYDTRDPYDTREEERRDPYDTRDPYDTREEERRDPYDTREEERRDPYDTRDPYDTREEERRDPYDTTDPHDTGDEETSDPYGTRDPYDTRDPYNTSDPYDTDDETEAKEETAHDTESTTPDTTDTPDPSGQSGVRGRGGAGGRADGMGRGHRPLAPGMGGEGEDRATLPLLPPRCCGSQVPLDPSNALATGGFTRVSAAGSVQVIDIPGKDTDAFPPAAVRDLRVTSVAGDRITLAWTAPGDDLDAGKVSGYIMRLSDNRRDLNERMFDYAPNVTLMDVTDVLKEANVFQDAGKVVSVQLAIQSSVERRSRRSNQYFVALRAVDDYGNKSPVSNVARFRLPSRRGPGRPLHPVLATRTEDPSAAGQPRVPWRPRGRGRVGMGRTTTPEPEEEATTAPEEGDPREAEEPTDPWQIQPTYPVEPTYPTYPAEPTEPAYPYPTEPTEPTYPTEPAYPYPTEPTEPAYPYPVEPTEATYPTDAAEPFDTVEPTEPGMETETTKTPDEEESKKERKKKKKDRKKNKKNKNKKGQKKKKKDRKNQDPEGTDSPDSVSNETYTYKAEGCDLDITAPPVISLCDSRTAVATVIAYFEQIDNFTHMDELWQVVATLEYLAKVGEMDQDYEDAKSP is encoded by the exons ATGCCGCCCACCCTTCACTCGTGGACGTTGGTCGTGGCAGCAGTGATCGGCGTGGGCGTCGCACCCGTGAGAGGAGGCGTAGCTCACGACCTGCGGTACTCTAGGGCGCAGCTGCATGCCGAGGACGGAGGGAGCCGAGCATGGGCCGAG TCGACTAAAGACGGGATAGAGTACTCAAGATGGCCGAGCCCCCTGACGGACGAAGCACCCGGCGGGGAACCCTCCTTCCGACGCCACGTGTACCGCATCCACGTCGGGGTCGACGACGGAGACTCCGCCGGACAGGAGACAGAGCGGCGCCACTTCTCTGTCGGAGGAACTCGCTACCAGACGTCGCACCAGTGGGTCTCCTCGTCG GGCGACGCACAGAGCCCGGAAGACATCGCAGGCAGCTCCTCAGCGAACGACTACACCAATGTCATCTCCCGAGTGGGCGGAAGGGCGACCCTGAGGATGCAATCTGACGACGGGGATTCCTCTGGCCAGGAAGGAACCCCAGGAGACAGGCCGAGATTTCGAAGGCCTCATCCAGGAAGGAATCGAACTCGGCTGAGGATTAGCGGGCGACGAAGAAGACCTGGGATGTCTGGAGGCGCACATGGCGAGGCTGAGCAC GAAGCTACCGAGGACTCCCATGCAGAGTCCGAAACACATCACGAAGGCGAGACCGATGTACACACGACATATCGACAGGGCTTCAGCTCGAGTGATCTGCCGCATGTTGATCCAGAAGGTCTATCTGACGAGGAAATCAACCGAGGAGCAGCAGGCAGGACTATAATTAGAACTTCAGTCCATCATGGAAGCAGCTCTTCCTCCCATGGAGATGAAACACGGAGAGAACATTCCACTGGCGAGGGGTCGGAATACCACGTCGAGTATTCCAGAACGGCATCACCGTACGAGGTCGATGGCACTGCTTACCAAGAGCCAGGAGCCAGTGCTTCTGGCCAGGACGACGCAGGAGGCgcttatgaagaagaagaagaggattatggagaagaggaagattatgATGACTACGAAGACGAGGCAGATTACGAAGAAGAAGATTAtgcagacgaggaggaggaggaaaattatgCAGATCATGAAGAGGAGCGACAGCATCAGAGCGAAAGGCACGAAGAGAATTACATCTACACCGCTGGCCACAATGCAGAGGGCTATTCCCATTCCGAAGGCGAGGACGCTACTCTTCATACCGGCGCTGATGGAAGCCAATTTGAAGCAGAACATTCAGGTGCCAGAGACCGCGAAGGTGCCAGAGGGCGACCGGGTTTCAGAGGCCGCCCTGGTTTCAGAGGGCGCGCCGGGGCGAGGAATCAGACTGGGATAAGAGGTCAGGCTGGCGGAAGAGGTCAAGCCGGTGGCAGAGGtcaaggaggtggaagtggtccACCTGGTGGTAGAGGCCCACCTGGTGGCAGAGGTCAAGGTGGTGGCAGAGGTCGTATTGGTGGCAGATTCCGTCCTGGAGCCTTTAACCGGACTGGTTTGGCTGGGGGAAGAGGTCAAGGCCAGGCTGGAGGCAGAGGTCAAGGCCAGCCTGGGGGCCGAGGTCAGGGCCAGCCTGGGGGCCGAGGTCAAGGCCAGCCTGGGGGCCGAGGTCAGGGCCAGCCTGGGGGCAGAGGTCAAGGCCAGCCTGGGGGCAGAGGTCCAGGCCGTTTCGGTGGCAGATTCCGGCCTGGTCGTCCGGGCGGCGCTAACCGAACGGCCGTCCTAGACCGGACAGGTGGCAGACGCCGCTTTGATGGCAGAGGTCGGCCGGGTTTCAGGAACCGCACGAGAGACCACGGCGAGGATGGGCTTCCCGTGACcacaggggaaggaagagaagactaTGACACACGAACCGACACCGAAGAGAGCTATGACACGAGAGACGAATAcgagacaagggaggaggaaacagaagctGAAACTAGGGATCCATATGACACAAGCGATGCATACGACACAACGGAGTCATATGACACAGGGGAAGAACATGACACCAGTGATCCCTATGATACCAGGACAGAGCACGAAACAAGGGATCCATATGACACAGGAGATCCATATGGCACCAGAGATCCTTATGACACAACGGATCCATATGACACTGAGGATGAATATGAAACACGGGATCCATACGACACAAGTGATCCTTATGACACAACGGACTCATATGACACTGAGGATGATGAAACGGATCCTTATGACACTGAGGATGATGAAACGGATCCTTATGACACTGAGGATGAAGAAACGAGAGATCCTTATGACACTAGAGATCCGTATGACACCAGGGATCCTTATGAcactagagaggaagaaaggagggatccGTATGACACTGAGGAAGAAGAAACACGGGATCCATATGGCACCAGAGATCCTTATGACACAACGGATCCATATGACACTGGAGATGAAGAAACAAGAGATCCATATGATTCGAGAGATCCTTATGacacaagagaggaagaaaggagggacccATATGACACTAGAGATCCTTATGAtactagagaggaagaaaggagggacccATATGACACAAGAGATCCTTATGAcactagagaggaagaaaggagggacccATATGACACAAGAGATCCTTATGACACTAGAGACCCTTATGacacaagagaggaagaaaggagggacccATATGACACTAGAGATCCTTATGAtactagagaggaagaaaggagggacccATATGACACAAGAGATCCTTATGAcactagagaggaagaaaggagggacccATATGACACAAGAGATCCTTATGACACTAGAGACCCTTATgacacaagagaagaagaaaggagggacccATATgacacaagagaagaagaaaggagggacccATATGACACAAGAGATCCTTATGACACAAGGGATCCTTATGAcactagagaggaagaaaggagggacccATATGACACAAGAGATCCTTATGacacaagagaggaagaaaggagggatccTTATGACACAAGAGATCCTTATGACACAAGAGATCCTTATGCCACAAGAGATCCTTATGACACAAGAGATCCTTATGACACAAGGGATCCTTATGAcactagagaggaagaaaggagggacccATATGACACAAGAGATCCTTATGAcactagagaggaagaaaggagggacccATATGACACAAGAGATCCTTATGACACAAGGGATCCTTATGAcactagagaggaagaaaggagggacccATATGACACAAGAGATCCTTATGacacaagagaggaagaaaggagggacccATATGACACAAGAGATCCTTATGAcactagagaggaagaaaggagggacccATATGACACAAGAGATCCTTATGacacaagagaggaagaaaggagggacccATATGACACAAGAGACCCTTATGacacaagagaggaagaaaggagggatccTTATGacacaagagaggaagaaaggagggacccATATGACACTAGAGACCCGTATGACAcacgagaggaagaaaggagggacccTTATGACACAACGGATCCACATGACACTGGAGATGAAGAAACAAGTGACCCATATGGCACAAGGGATCCCTATGACACCAGAGATCCATACAACACGAGTGACCCATATGACACCGATGACGAGACCGAAGCGAAGGAAGAAACAGCTCATGACACCGAAAGTACGACGCCTGACACAACTGACACGCCTGATCCAAGCGGCCAATCTGGTGTCAGGGGTCGTGGCGGCGCTGGTGGGCGCGCTGACGGCATGGGCAGGGGTCACCGCCCCCTTGCTCCCGGGATGGGCGGCGAAGGAGAGGACAGG GCCACTCTGCCTCTGCTGCCCCCTCGCTGTTGCGGAAGTCAGGTGCCCCTTGACCCCAGCAACGCCTTGGCCACTGGAGGATTCACCCGGGTGTCTGCGGCAGGCTCGGTGCAG GTGATCGACATCCCCGGCAAGGACACGGACGCCTTCCCTCCCGCGGCCGTGAGGGACCTGCGCGTCACGTCCGTTGCAGGAGACCGGATCACACTCGCTTGGACGGCGCCGGGAGATGACCTGGATGCTGGGAAAG TCTCGGGGTACATCATGCGCCTCAGTGACAACCGCCGCGATCTCAACGAGAGGATGTTCGACTACGCCCCCAACGTCACGCTCATGGATGTGACCGACGTCTTGAAGGAGGCCAACGTTTTCCAAGACGCCGGGAAGGTGGTGAGCGTCCAACTCGCGATCCAGAGCAGCGTCGAGAGGCGATCCAGAAGAAGCAACCAGTACTTCGTGGCCTTGAGAGCCGTGGATGACTACGGGAACAAGAG CCCCGTGTCCAACGTGGCGAGGTTCCGGCTGCCCTCTCGGCGGGGTCCCGGGCGGCCGCTGCACCCCGTCCTCGCCACCCGGACCGAGGACCCTTCGGCAGCCGGGCAGCCGCGGGTTCCCTGGAGGCCGAGAGGCAGAGGTCGGGTCGGGATGGGAAGGACCACGACTCcggagcccgaggaggaggccaCGACCGCGCCGGAGGAGGGCGACCCGCGGGAGGCTGAGGAGCCGACGGACCCGTGGCAAATCCAGCCCACTTACCCCGTTGAACCCACCTACCCTACTTACCCTGCAGAACCCACCGAACCCGCTTACCCTTACCCGACAGAACCTACTGAACCCACATACCCCACCGAACCCGCTTACCCATACCCAACAGAACCCACCGAGCCCGCTTACCCATACCCTGTCGAGCCCACCGAAGCCACTTACCCCACAGACGCCGCGGAGCCTTTCGACACCGTGGAGCCGACGGAGCCCGGGATGGAAACCGAAACGACGAAGACTCCGGACGAGGAGGAATCCAAGAAGGagcggaaaaagaagaagaaagaccgaaagaaaaataagaaaaacaaaaacaagaaggggcaaaagaagaagaagaaggaccgcAAAAATCAGGATCCGGAAGGCACTGACTCGCCGGACAGTGTTTCCAACGAGAC